The Raphanus sativus cultivar WK10039 chromosome 6, ASM80110v3, whole genome shotgun sequence sequence GGCTCCACCTCAAATCTTACAGTAGCAGCAAGAGGCCACGGTCACTCGCTTCAAGGACAAGCTCTAGCTCATCAAGGTGTTGTCATCAACATGGAGTCACTTCCGAGTCTTGATATCAAGATTTACAAAGGGAAACAACCGTACGTTGACGTCTCTGGTGGTGAACTGTGGATCAACATTCTAAGGGAGACTCTGAAACACGGTCTTTCGCCAAAGTCCTGGACAGACTACCTTCATCTGACTGTTGGAGGTACTCTATCTAACGCTGGGATCAGCGGTCAAGCGTTCAAGCATGGACCCCAAATCAGTAACGTCTACCAGCTAGAGATTGTCACAGGTATCTTCATTCATGCCTATATATCTCCATGTTAGTCTCAAGTATATATGCTCCCTGCAAAGTATATGTTAAAATAGGTTTTGACACTATGACATATTGGATCAGGCAAAGGAGAAGTCATGACCTGTTCTGAGAAGCAGAATCCTGAACTTTTCCACAGTGTTCTTGGAGGGCTTGGACAGTTTGGTATAATCACCCGGGCACGGATCTCTCTTGGACCAGCACCACATATGGTAAAGTTCTAGTCAGAACATGCGCAGTTTGTTTCTATAAGCACCAGTCTCTTGACACAGTTAGATGGATTTTTTAAACAGGTTAAGTGGATCAGAGTACTCTACTCAGACTTCTCTAAATTTTCAAGGGACCAAGAACATTTGATATCAAAAAAGAAAGGTTTCGACTTCGTGGAAGGATTTGTGACAATCAATAGAGCAGATCTTCTCAATAACTGGAGGTCATCATTCACTCCAAATGATTCCACAGAGGCAAGCCAGTTCAAGTCTGATGGGAAAACTCTGTACTGTCTAGAAGTGGTGAAATATTTCAACAAGGAGGAAGCTAACTCTATGAACCAGGTGAGATATGAAAGCAAAAATATAACATCAATCATCATCAAAACCATTGGTTTCTAACATAGCAAGAATGGTTTGGTTGCCCTGTAGGAAACCAAGAAGTTACTTTCAGAGTTGAGCTATATACCATCTACTTTGTTCTCATCTGTTGTGCCATATCTAGAGTTTCTGGACCGTGTGCATCTTGGGGAGATAAAGCTGAGAGCTAAGGGCTTATGGGAGGTTCCACATCCCTGGCTAAATCTCCTGGTTCCCAAGAGCCGCATATTTGAATTCGCTACAGAAGTTTTCAACAACATTCTCACAAGCAACAACAATGGACCTATTATTATCTATCCTGTCAACCAATCAAAGTGAGAAAAATGgccaaataaatcttcttattctgaaaaaaaaagaaaaaaatattactaatacttttttgtgtgtgtgtttcagaTGGAACAAACATACATCTCTGATCACTCCTAATGAAGATATCTTCTATCTAGTGGCCTTTCTCCCCTCTGCAGTACTGCAAAATGATTTAGAGTACCTTTTGAGACAAAACCAAAGAGTACTTAGCTTCTGTGCAGAAGCAAACATTGGTGTGAAGCAGTATTTGCCTCACTATGAGACTCAAAGAGAGTGGAGATCACACTTTGGAGACAGATGGGAAGCATTTGCAAAGAGGAAACATGCGTATGACCCTCTAGCGATTCTAGCGCCTGGTCACAGAATTTTCCAAAAGGCAGCAGCACCACTACTATCTCCCATTCAACTTCTATAAGCCAGAGTGCAACAACATATACAATCTTTCAAAGGTACCATCAAAGATAGGCAGCAAGAGAGTGAAAATTCAACTCTCTTTTACAGACTGAGACACTGTATAGGAATCataaaaaccaacaaaaaattGTCTTTTGACTTGTGATTATAAACAAgtaaaaaatcatgttttctttgcTACAACATGTAACATGTTGTCTTGTCTATCTATGAAGAGACCAAATAGAAAAGCTTTGTGTGTTTGTTTAACTCTTCAAACTTCACTTTGTCTGTCACGTGTGAAGTGACACACACGGACAGGCACGTGTgtgatataaaataatattttttatatttattttccagGGCGGTCAGGCGGAGGAGACACGCTCCCTCCCTGTGTTAATGGCGAATCAAGTTTGGTAATAATAAGCCAACCCCCAAAGGACACCCCCAAATAAACCCTAATTGTTAGAGACACAACACTATTACACCCTCTTCAACCTCAGATTCCATTTCTAAACCCctaaagtttcgatttttaatttttttttgtgggatGTCTCCGGCGGCGGCAGTAGAGATTGGGTCTCCGGTTGAAAAGGTCTCGTCTTTCTTCTTCAACAACCCGGAGAGTACTGTTCACTCTCACGATCAACGAAGCATGGACCCTTTGTCTTCCTTCCAGTTCGGGTCTGGAGCTGGTGGTTCAGGACAGAAGACAAAGAGTCGACAAAAGCCGAGGCTTGTCAAAGTGAGGAAGAACGGTAGAAAGGTGAAAGGTCCCTCCTTTTCCGACGAGTCTCCTTCCGGTTTCAATCCCTTTGCGCCGCCGCCCAGTAAAGGTGAGTTTCTCGTTCGTGTTGGGTTTCCTTaaagattcattttttttttatatgagcTGATTGTTTGTTTGTAGGTAGTCTCCATGTGAAGAGTGATAATGGCGCTTCACCTGGGGATAAAGataaatcttttgtttttggagCTTATGGGAGCAGTTCTGGTGCAAAAGCTAGTCCAGGTAACGCTGGAGTATCTGATGAGGAGGAGTTTAGCACACCTGTAGCTGACTTTTTCACTAAAGAGGATTCAGATGATGTTATAGGAAAAAAGGTAGATAACGATGCAGAAAGCGGAGTTGGGTTTGGTGGTAGTGATGGTAAAACTAAAGATGATGCTGATGAAGTGAACCTGTTTGCTGAGATGAAGAAGCTTAACATCAGTAATACCAGCATCCATGGTGGTGAGGGAGCAAGAGAAGCTAATAATGCACCTGCATTTATCTTTGGCAGCTCCGGGAAAGGTGATGCCGGAAGTAAAGGTGAGACAACAACATCAGGGCCATGTTCTTTCAGTTCCAATATTTTTCGCCAAAGCAATGATGCACACGCTTTTCATCCTGCTGCTACCAACGTAAACAACTTAGGAAACACTACGTTTGGCAACAGAACATCCTTTGGTGATTTCAAAGCACCATTGTGTGATCCTTCTCTGCTTAAGAGCAGTCTATTTCCGGAAATGGGCAGAACTCCAGTACATGTGAGAAGTAAACGTTCATCCAAGGACCAGAGATCAAACAAAGTCAAGGGGAAAAAGAAACAGCATGAGCCGAATCGATGCAGTGATCAGGCTTCTGAGGGTGTTGTTGAGTCTCAAGAAAAGCTTAGTTCCCCTGGATACTCCTCGCCCATGGATTTTTCTCCTTACGAAGGTGAGAAATCCAGCAATCAGTTTCCTACAGAAACTCCTCTGACACATTCGAGAGAACATGCAAATTCCCACCACTCTGCCAATGACTTTAAGGTTGTCTTCACGGCAGAGGATCGTGGAAGTGTTCAGATGCCGGAATTTTCCTTCTCAGCGTCCACCTCTCAGGGAGAAACATCAACTAAAAAGCTTCATTCTGTAAAGAAATATAGGAGGAAAGTTAATAACGTCTTTCAGAAAAAGAATCTCAACACTAGCACCATGCGAAACAACAATCAAGAGAATCATCAACCTGTGAATACAGGTCAAGCAGGGTTGATGCCTAGTGAATGTGAGGTTTGGCGACTCAGGGGAAATCAAGCCTTCAAAAATGGTGATATGCGTAAAGCTGAGGAGTGTTACACGCATGGTATTAACTCCTCGTCGTCGTCAAGTGATGATAGCTCAGAGTGCTCTGTAAAGCCTCGTGCGCTTTGCTATGGTAACCGAGCAGCAGCAAAGATTTCTCTTGGGAGGTTAAGGGAGGCTATATGTGACTGTGAAATGGCTGCTTCGCTTGATCCAACCTACATTAAAGCATTTATGAGAGCTGCAAAGTAAGTTTTACAGCGTTCTCGAAAAATCAATTATACGTTGTTTAATGGAATTTGATGTATTCATCATATTATTCTTTTATGTTTGCTTTAGTTGTTATCTTGTGCTGGGGGAACTTGGATCAGCAGTGGAGTACTTTAATAAATGCATGGAGTCTGCCTCTAGTGTCTGCCTGGATCGACGAACTACTATAGAATCAGCTGAAGGTGTACAACAGGCCAAAGTAATGCTTTCTCTCATCATTATTCTACAATGGTCCAGTCACTATAGATTTGTACTGTATTAGGTCATATATGATAAAATTCTTAGGATGTTTATTCATCCAAAAATGTGTTAAATCAGCAGAgaactctattttttattctaattgaacacatttttattttacttactgGCAGAGGGTAGCTGACTATATGAACAGTGCATCCATATCTTTGGAGAAGAAAACACCTGATGGCGCATCTGACGCATTGGTTCCAATTGCCAATGCCTTGTCAATTAGTTCATGCTCAGAGAAACTTCTTCAGATGAAGGCTGAGGCCCTGTTAATGGTAACTCGTCTTTCCTTTTCACATCTCAATAAGTTGATATTTGCTGTCACCGAGCCTGAGCTGCCATgtcactttttttttcagatccGGCGTTATAAAG is a genomic window containing:
- the LOC108811715 gene encoding cytokinin dehydrogenase 1 encodes the protein MRLTSPLRFYRQNNKAFLRIFMILVLSCIPGRTNLCSNPSDIRSSLDSLDLEGYISFDDVHNASKDFGNRYQLPPLAILHPKSVSDISTVMRHILHLGSTSNLTVAARGHGHSLQGQALAHQGVVINMESLPSLDIKIYKGKQPYVDVSGGELWINILRETLKHGLSPKSWTDYLHLTVGGTLSNAGISGQAFKHGPQISNVYQLEIVTGKGEVMTCSEKQNPELFHSVLGGLGQFGIITRARISLGPAPHMVKWIRVLYSDFSKFSRDQEHLISKKKGFDFVEGFVTINRADLLNNWRSSFTPNDSTEASQFKSDGKTLYCLEVVKYFNKEEANSMNQETKKLLSELSYIPSTLFSSVVPYLEFLDRVHLGEIKLRAKGLWEVPHPWLNLLVPKSRIFEFATEVFNNILTSNNNGPIIIYPVNQSKWNKHTSLITPNEDIFYLVAFLPSAVLQNDLEYLLRQNQRVLSFCAEANIGVKQYLPHYETQREWRSHFGDRWEAFAKRKHAYDPLAILAPGHRIFQKAAAPLLSPIQLL
- the LOC108811714 gene encoding uncharacterized protein LOC108811714, which gives rise to MSPAAAVEIGSPVEKVSSFFFNNPESTVHSHDQRSMDPLSSFQFGSGAGGSGQKTKSRQKPRLVKVRKNGRKVKGPSFSDESPSGFNPFAPPPSKGSLHVKSDNGASPGDKDKSFVFGAYGSSSGAKASPGNAGVSDEEEFSTPVADFFTKEDSDDVIGKKVDNDAESGVGFGGSDGKTKDDADEVNLFAEMKKLNISNTSIHGGEGAREANNAPAFIFGSSGKGDAGSKGETTTSGPCSFSSNIFRQSNDAHAFHPAATNVNNLGNTTFGNRTSFGDFKAPLCDPSLLKSSLFPEMGRTPVHVRSKRSSKDQRSNKVKGKKKQHEPNRCSDQASEGVVESQEKLSSPGYSSPMDFSPYEGEKSSNQFPTETPLTHSREHANSHHSANDFKVVFTAEDRGSVQMPEFSFSASTSQGETSTKKLHSVKKYRRKVNNVFQKKNLNTSTMRNNNQENHQPVNTGQAGLMPSECEVWRLRGNQAFKNGDMRKAEECYTHGINSSSSSSDDSSECSVKPRALCYGNRAAAKISLGRLREAICDCEMAASLDPTYIKAFMRAANCYLVLGELGSAVEYFNKCMESASSVCLDRRTTIESAEGVQQAKRVADYMNSASISLEKKTPDGASDALVPIANALSISSCSEKLLQMKAEALLMIRRYKEVIDLCENTLQTAEKNYVSEGPVGIGSKHHSLIVWRWNMISKSHFYLGSLEVALDTLEKLQQVGSSRNENQEECRDSQASLMATISELLRFKNAGNEAVRAGKYTEAVEQYTAALSRNVDSRSFAAICFCNRAAANQALVQIADAIADCSLAMALDENYTKAVSRRATLHEMIRDYDQAASDLQRLISILVKQNGEKAKTSETSSADRSSIRKELKQARQRLSVMEEKSKEGIALDFFLIMGVKASDTAADIKKAYRKAALRHHPDKAAQILVRSESEGPWLKEILEEVHKGADRLFKTIGEAYSVLSDPTKRSDYELEEEIRKAKASRESYRSRKAGEASTTSPYQTSPGRRYWRHSERTYRSTHSWW